The stretch of DNA ACCCTCAGCTCCATCGCCGCCCAGCACGGCGTCCAGGGCGGCTGGAAGAAGCTGTTCGAGCTGAACAAGAACATCGTCGACAACGCCGACCTCATCTACCCGGGCCAGCAGCTCCACCTGAAGTAAGGGCCCGTACCGCCCTTCATGGGCCCCCGCCCCGGCGTGTTCCCCCCTACGCGCCGGGGCGGGTTTTTTTCGTCTCCCGCACACCCGGCCGTTCCCGAACCTTCCCCCTCCCTTTGTTCCGAGCGGGAACAAAGGGTACCGTCACTCTGTCCACGAGGCGGTCGGTCGGCCGGTCGCCGCCCCGGGACGGTTAGGCTCTAGTCGCAAGGCTCACGCCCCGCACTTCCAGCGTCACATCCCAGAAGGAGATGCTCGTGCCGTCCATCGACGTCGTCGTAGCCCGGGAAATCCTGGACTCCCGAGGCAACCCCACGGTCGAGGTCGAGGTCGGCCTCGACGACGGCAGCACCGGTCGTGCCGCCGTCCCCTCCGGCGCCTCCACCGGTGCCTTCGAGGCCATCGAGCTCCGTGACGGCGACCCCAACCGCTACCAGGGCAAGGGCGTCGAGAAGGCCGTCCTCGCCGTGATCGAGCAGATCGGCCCGGAGCTCGTCGGCTACGACGCCACCGAGCAGCGTCTGATCGACCAGGCCATGTTCGACCTGGACGCCACTGACAACAAGGGCTCGCTGGGCGCCAACGCCATCCTCGGCGTCTCCCTCGCCGTCGCCCACGCCGCCTCCGAGGCCTCGGACCTCCCCCTCTTCCGCTACCTGGGCGGTCCGAACGCGCACCTGCTGCCGGTGCCGATGATGAACATCCTGAACGGCGGCTCACACGCCGACTCCAACGTGGACATCCAGGAGTTCATGATCGCCCCGATCGGCGCGGAGTCCTTCTCCGAGGCCCTGCGCTGGGGCACCGAGGTCTACCACACGCTGAAGAAGGTCCTGAAGGGCAAGGGCCTGTCCACCGGCCTCGGCGACGAGGGCGGCTTCGCCCCGAACCTCGGCTCCAACCGCGAGGCCCTCGACCTCATCCTCGAGGCGATCAAGGAAGCCGGCTACGCCCCCGGCGAGCAGATCGCCCTCGCGCTCGACGTCGCCGCCTCCGAGTTCTACAAGGACGGCAAGTACGTCTTCGAGGGCAAGGAGCGCTCGGCGGCGGAGATGACCGAGTACTACGAGGAGCTGGTGGCCGCCTACCCGCTCGTCTCCATCGAGGACCCGCTGTTCGAGGACGACTGGGCCGGCTGGAAGGTCATCACCGACAAGCTCGGCGACAAGGTCCAGCTCGTCGGCGACGACCTGTTCGTCACCAACCCCGAGCGCCTCGCCCGCGGCATCGAGGACGGCGCCGCCAACGCGCTGCTCGTGAAGGTGAACCAGATCGGTTCGCTCACCGAGACTCTGGACGCCGTCGAGCTGGCCCAGCGCAGCGGCTTCAAGTGCATGATGTCCCACCGCTCCGGCGAGACCGAGGACGTCACGATCGCCGACCTGGCCGTCGCCACCAACTGCGGCCAGATCAAGACCGGCGCCCCGGCCCGCTCCGAGCGCGTCGCCAAGTACAACCAGCTGCTGCGCATCGAGGAGATCCTCGACGACGCCGCGGTGTACGCCGGCCGCTCGGCCTTCCCGCGCTTCAAGGGCTGAGCCGCTTCGAAGGCCGAGCCGTTCCGGGGGCCGAGGCGCCCCGGAGGCTGAGCCGCGAAGCGTAAGGCTTCGCCAGTCGCACGTACGTCCCCGTACCCGGTCCCGTACCGTGTCCGGGGACGTACGCACGTGTGTGCACGGGCACGAACGGGAGGCGGGACGATGGCCGTCAAGGACCGGGACCGGTTCTCCACCACGACCAGGATCAGGCTGCTCGGTGAGCAGACGGCGGCCCGTGTCTACCGTTCGCAGACCCGCCGCC from Streptomyces sp. 6-11-2 encodes:
- the eno gene encoding phosphopyruvate hydratase, producing MLVPSIDVVVAREILDSRGNPTVEVEVGLDDGSTGRAAVPSGASTGAFEAIELRDGDPNRYQGKGVEKAVLAVIEQIGPELVGYDATEQRLIDQAMFDLDATDNKGSLGANAILGVSLAVAHAASEASDLPLFRYLGGPNAHLLPVPMMNILNGGSHADSNVDIQEFMIAPIGAESFSEALRWGTEVYHTLKKVLKGKGLSTGLGDEGGFAPNLGSNREALDLILEAIKEAGYAPGEQIALALDVAASEFYKDGKYVFEGKERSAAEMTEYYEELVAAYPLVSIEDPLFEDDWAGWKVITDKLGDKVQLVGDDLFVTNPERLARGIEDGAANALLVKVNQIGSLTETLDAVELAQRSGFKCMMSHRSGETEDVTIADLAVATNCGQIKTGAPARSERVAKYNQLLRIEEILDDAAVYAGRSAFPRFKG